A part of bacterium genomic DNA contains:
- a CDS encoding Xaa-Pro dipeptidyl-peptidase — translation MRFGAFLSRTSLLAALTVGPVLTPVLPLAAVAQQASPARPVFRDGQAQVVPAFQDPASWIREELWVETEFDSDGDGRRDRVHVSVVRPRQTETEGLKVPVIYESSPYYSGTSAGAQYLWDVRQELGEPPPPRKNQPPVQRRVRPYISDSHVADWVPRGFAVVHSEAPGTGLSQGCPTVGGEVEALAPKAVIDWLNGRARGFTTPDGDEEVFAHWSTGKVGMIGTSYNGTLAVAAASTGVEGLEAIIPIAPNTSYYLYYRQNGLIVHPGGWLGEDIDFLYDFINSGDPERRAYCNATIRDGEFAAGMDRVTGDFNDFWASRHLLGQLDRVRAATLMAHAFNDWNVKPEHSVRAAEILKARGVPVQYYFHQGGHGGAPPFELMNRWFTRYLYGVENGVENDPRAWIVREGDDRLDPTPYPDYPHPDAAPVTLRLTPGGKGQGGLNGIGGLVVGGGPEMAPEGRAAGAGQRTETLVDDVSYDGPALAKAEWSNHRLLYATPPLTEPVHISGTPRITIRLASSKPAANLSVWLVALPWTDSPRLTDDLITRGWADPQNHRSIRESEPLGPGRFYELTFDLQPDDQVIPVGERIALMIFSSDRDFTLWPSPGTELTIDLDGTWLELPVVGGEEAWRRAVGRGGERR, via the coding sequence ATGCGATTCGGAGCGTTCCTCTCCCGCACGAGCCTCCTGGCTGCGCTGACCGTTGGTCCCGTCCTGACGCCGGTCCTCCCCCTCGCCGCCGTTGCGCAGCAGGCAAGCCCGGCGCGGCCGGTCTTCCGGGATGGACAGGCGCAGGTCGTGCCCGCGTTCCAGGACCCCGCGTCGTGGATCCGCGAGGAGCTGTGGGTCGAGACGGAGTTCGACTCCGACGGCGACGGCCGGCGGGACCGCGTGCACGTCTCCGTCGTGCGGCCGCGTCAGACGGAGACCGAGGGGCTCAAGGTCCCGGTCATCTACGAATCGAGCCCGTACTACTCGGGCACGTCGGCAGGCGCGCAGTACCTGTGGGACGTGCGGCAGGAACTGGGCGAGCCGCCGCCGCCGCGGAAGAACCAGCCGCCGGTCCAGCGTCGAGTGCGGCCGTACATCTCGGACTCGCACGTGGCGGACTGGGTCCCGCGTGGGTTCGCGGTGGTGCATTCGGAGGCGCCCGGAACGGGACTGTCCCAGGGCTGCCCGACGGTGGGCGGCGAGGTGGAGGCACTGGCCCCCAAGGCGGTGATCGACTGGCTGAACGGACGGGCGCGCGGCTTCACCACGCCCGACGGCGATGAGGAGGTCTTCGCCCACTGGTCCACGGGCAAGGTCGGGATGATCGGCACGTCGTACAACGGCACGCTGGCGGTCGCCGCGGCGTCCACGGGCGTGGAGGGGCTGGAAGCGATCATCCCCATCGCGCCCAACACCTCGTACTACCTCTACTACCGGCAGAACGGCCTCATCGTGCACCCCGGAGGGTGGCTGGGCGAGGACATTGATTTCCTGTACGACTTCATCAACAGCGGCGACCCCGAGCGGCGCGCGTACTGCAACGCGACGATCCGCGATGGCGAGTTCGCCGCCGGGATGGACCGGGTGACGGGAGACTTCAACGACTTCTGGGCGAGCCGTCACCTGCTCGGGCAGCTCGACCGCGTGCGGGCGGCGACGCTCATGGCCCACGCCTTCAACGACTGGAACGTGAAGCCCGAGCACAGCGTGCGCGCGGCCGAGATCCTGAAGGCCCGCGGCGTGCCGGTCCAGTACTACTTCCACCAGGGCGGCCACGGCGGCGCGCCGCCGTTCGAGCTCATGAACCGCTGGTTCACGCGCTACCTGTACGGGGTCGAGAACGGGGTGGAGAACGACCCGCGCGCATGGATCGTCCGTGAGGGCGATGATCGCCTGGATCCGACGCCGTACCCGGACTACCCGCATCCCGATGCCGCGCCGGTCACGCTCCGCTTGACGCCGGGCGGCAAAGGGCAGGGCGGCCTGAACGGCATTGGAGGGCTGGTGGTGGGCGGCGGGCCCGAGATGGCGCCGGAAGGGAGAGCCGCAGGCGCCGGGCAGCGCACGGAGACGCTGGTCGACGACGTCTCTTACGACGGCCCAGCCCTCGCCAAAGCCGAGTGGTCGAATCACCGGCTGCTGTACGCGACGCCGCCGCTCACCGAGCCGGTGCACATCTCCGGCACGCCGCGCATCACGATCCGGCTCGCCTCGAGCAAGCCCGCGGCGAACCTGTCCGTCTGGCTGGTCGCGCTGCCGTGGACCGACAGCCCCCGCCTCACCGATGACCTCATCACCCGCGGCTGGGCCGACCCGCAGAACCACAGGTCCATCCGCGAGAGCGAGCCCCTGGGCCCCGGGCGCTTCTACGAGCTGACGTTCGACCTCCAGCCCGATGACCAGGTGATCCCCGTGGGCGAGCGGATCGCGCTGATGATCTTCTCGAGCGACCGCGACTTCACGCTCTGGCCGTCACCCGGGACGG